CTCTTGGTTGTGTTCCTGCTGCTCTCATTCGCTTTGTATAAACGAGAAACACCGACAATAAGTGAGGAAGAAGTACCCATGGCTAATACAGAGAGATTCACCTACCAACCTCTTGATGAAGCATTGAAGAATTCCCTTACCAGTGAGGAGCGATCCATCATTGTGGGAAAGGCCACTGAACGAGCCTTTACAGGTGAGTATACCGATACAACAGATTGGGGAACCTACTACTGCAAGTGGTGTGACTCCCCCCTGTACAGCTCAGAGACCAAATTCCACTCCGGTTGTGGGTGGCCATCCTTCGATGAGGAGATTCCCCATGCAGTAAAACGCAAGATTGATGCAGACGGAATGAGGACTGAAATCCTGTGTGCCACCTGTGGTGGACACCTGGGACACGTTTTTGAAGGGGAACGATTCACCGATACCAATACAAGGCACTGCGTCAATTCCCTCTCCCTGGTTTTCAGGGATGAAGCACCGGTAGCTGAGGCGGTATTTGCCGGAGGATGTTTCTGGGGAGTCGAGCACCTGTTTGCCCAGAAGGAAGGCGTATACTCAGCAGTGTCCGGTTATACGGGTGGGACTGTCGAGAACCCAAGCTACCAGGATGTATTGACTCATACCACCGGACATCTGGAGGCGGTTAAGGTGTTGTATAACCCCTTGGAAATATCCTATGAGGAACTTACCAAGTATTTCCTTGAGATCCACGATCCCACCCAAACCAATGGACAGGGACCGGATATAGGGAACCAGTATCTCTCTGCAATCTTCTACCGATCAAGACATGAGTTTGATGTGGGAGTACGTCTTATTGAAATCCTTGAGGAAAAGGGATTGAAGATTGCTACCACCCTCCGCCCGGCAGCTGTGTTCTACCCAGCGGAGGAGTATCATCAGGATTACTACGAGAAGAAGGGGACCCTTCCCTACTGCCACGCATATACCAAACGGTTTTAATCGGTCAGGACATCTGCACTGATTGCACAGCTGGCAACTACATAGGAGCCCTTTTTCAGGGGCTGCTGTAGTTGTTCTGGGGCAAAGACAAGATCTAGATGTCCCATTTCCGTGGATATGGTGGCTACCGTACATCCGGTATCCTGAAAACCATGCTTACGGTTCTCCACCCCAAGCACAGGACCACAGAGCAACATCATCTGCTCCTCTGCAGCAAAACGCTCCCTATCCTTCTCACTGAGGCTCTCATCACGGGCCATGATGTAGTTGAATGGAAGCAATTTCTTGTCCTCAAGCCGGGCGCCCTCTTCAGTAACCGTCTCATAGGCTTCCCTGCTGTCAAAAACATCAAGTGCCTGTGGAAATGCACAGACTTGCAAATCCAACAGTGTGTCCTCATCAATTTGCTCAAGGGTCGCTGCATGGACAAGTGTGGCAATGAAAGCACTCTTTTCTGAGTCGTTGGTCATCAGGAGCGTGAGCGAGAGAGGTTCTCCCTTACCGATCTGTACCAGAGGCTTCCCTGACCAGAGGCATCGTCCACTCATATGCATGTCCAAACCTACAATCTGCAGGTCTTCCTTGTCTGCCACCGTGCGGAAGATGATGGTCAGGCCACTGTCCAGCATCTTCGTATAATAAGATCCTTGCTGAGCTGGAATACGCTTTGCTTCGTGAAACCATTGCATCAAGGGTTTTTGGTCGAGTGTCCCATCCTTGCTGAGTAATTGCAATCCAGTATTTGCGAGATAGACAGCCATATACACCTCCTGGGGGGTGTAGTCTATCATGAATGCCACTTGCAGGAAACCGGCAGAATCACTAATCTGCAAACCATGGAATCAGCAACGCACGACAAACTTACCTTCCGGGAAGGTTGTATCGAAGGTTTTCCCATTTTTGTTGGGTATTTCCCGACCGCCATGGCCTTTGGTCTTGTGTGCAGGGATCTTGGGATGCGCATATGGGAAGCGGTACTTTTTTCCCTGACCAACTTTGCTGGAAGCGGACAGTTTCTGGCAGCGAATCTCATCGGAGGGGGAGCACTTCTGGCTGAGTTGTTCGTCAGTGTCTTGTTGGTAAACCTACGCTACTCCTTCATGGGCGCTGAGCTGAACAGAAATCTTGAGAAGGGAGTCAGGGGCTGGAGGAAGGCATTGCTAGCCCATGGTACCACTGATGAAGTATTCAGCGTCGCGGTCCTCCATAGGCAACCCATCAGCAAAGAGTATCTGGCAGGGTTGGAATTGACTGCATACAGTGGATGGGTCAGCGGTACTGCTGTGGGATTTCTTGTCGGCATGATTCTTCCTTCTGCACTCCAGCTTGCAGTTGGGGTAACCCTCTATGCGATGTTCAGCTCACTCCTGGCACAGGAGTTCCACCAAAAGGGGGTCAGGGTTCTTGCAATTGCAGGATTCTCTGCAGCACTGAACTCCTACCTGATCGTGCAGTGGTCATTGGCGATTGGCTGGTCATTCGTCATCAGCATGCTCTCAGCAAGCTTCCTTGGGGCCCTGATCATCGGCGACAGTGAGGATGGGGTATTATGAAAGCATTTCCATTCCTTATCCCTATCCTTGTCAGTGCACTGGCCACCTTTCTGGTGAGGGCTCTCCCCTATTATGCCTCCTTCCTTGACAAGCTCCCGAGGTTTCTCTCCAGGAGTCTCCGCCTACTTCCCATTGCTGCGCTTGGTCCCCTCATCTTCCCCGGTGTCATCCTTGACTTCCAAGGACACTGGTATGCAGGGCTTATCGGCATCCTCTGTGCAGCATTCATTGCCTACCGCAAGAACAGTATGATCTTCCCGATACTCCTGAGTATATTGGTTACCTATCTCCTGTTGCTCTAGCTTGACTGAGCAGGCTCTTCGTCCTTAGGATTGAACCATGTTTGACGCACATCGCCACTATGGCTCCAGCATGAGCGAGAACGCACTCTATGCCACCAGCAGCAGAGATGAGTGGGAAATGCTCTCCTCACTCACACCTCCGGCGTTGGGTGGGGTCGGGGCACTTGCAGACAACCCTTTGCCTGAAATTGAAGCGTTCGAGCAAATACTGAAGACTTTTCCTGATTTCCAGATAGCCGAGGTGGGACTGGATAGAAGGTTTCCAGAAATTGAACAGCAAGAAGCCTTCCTGAAAGATATCATTGCCTTGGCTTATGAACTGGGGCGAAGTGTAAGCTTGCACTGTGTACAGGAAGACGGAAGGATGCTCTCCCTTCTCCGCTCCCTCCAGCCAAACCTCCCGGTACTACTCTGGCACGGCTATACTGGAAGCTGGGAGACTGCACAGGAGGCCGCCAAGCTTGGCGTCATACTTAGTTATGGGAGCAGGCTCTTTGGGAGCAAACTGGCAAGAGAGGGGGATCGACTGGCCACCCTTCCCTATGCCCTGGAAACTGATTTCCAGATGGGGGATTACTCCCAGATACTCTGGACACAGATTGATAACTTCAGCAAACTCAGTGGATGCTCCCATGATGAACTGATAAGGAACAATGATGAGATCAGAACAATTCTTACGCATAACACGGCTACTCGGTGAGGAACCGGTAGAACGCCTTCATAAGAAACACGTGGTGGTAGTCGGCCTCGGGGCGGTCGGGGGAATGGCATTGGAGTCCCTGGTCAGAAGCGGTGTCGGCAACCTGAGAATCGTTGACTTTGACACAGTGGGGATCACCAACCTGAATCGGCAGATTCTTGCCACCTATGAAACCCTGGGGAAGCCGAAGACTGAAGTCGCGAAACAACGTATCCTCGCCATCAACCCGGAATGCAACGTTGAGGTGCTTCCTCTCTTTGTGCAACATGAGACACTGGATACCATCTTCTCCGATCCAGTAGACTTGGTGGTTGATGCCATCGATTCACTCAACCCAAAATGTGCATTGCTGGAAGCTGCTTACAAGCGAGGCATTCCGGTAGTGAGCAGCATGGGGGCGGCACTAAGGAGAGATCCCTCTCTTGTCCGTAAAGCCGACCTGATGGATACCTTCGGTTGCCCTCTCGCTCGTCAGGTGAGGACGAACCTCCGCAAACGGGGGGTTGGACGAGGAATAGAGGTCATCTTCTCCCCGGAGCTGGTACGTTTTACCTACAAAGCTCCAGAGGAAGAGGAACATGCTGACTTCAATGAGCAAATCAGCAGCAGGGGAAGAAGACGCAATGTACTGGGGAGCTTGCCTACCATAACTGGAATATTTGGACAAAATCTTGCCCACCTTGCCCTAACCAAGCTTCTGGATGAGGAGATGCTCAGTGGAGAAGAAGCATGGAATCCCCAGGGGAAACAATCCTAATGGGATTCCAGCCTCATGAAGGCTGAAGGAACTTCCATATCGGGTTCAAGGGTTCCTGTCTCCTGCGCAAGCAAGTAATACTTCTGCCCAGGTAGCTCACAGCAACTGTAGAAATTTCCCAGGAGACGACTATCAGCTGAGATGTTGAGTTCCTTCAGGTCCAGATGTATCTCAACACTCCAACGGCTTTGAGCATTGGAGTTCTCCAAAAGGGTCACCGTGACCGGTATCGCCTCCAAAAGTGGTTCAGGAAGCAGGGTTCTCTCCCCTTCCCTGTTGATCCACCAAGAGCGAAGCGCGCCTGAGGCACTGCACTGCAGATGCAGATACTGCTCTGCATCTGCTTCCTTGATCAGCAAGCCAACGCAGGAGTCTTCGCTTATCTCCTGGTTGTGTTGCTGCACCATCCGTCTAAGAAACGGAGTACGCACCATATAGCGCAGGGAGAGGGTATTTCCCTCTCTGGCAAGACGCAACGATCCTTCAGTTTTTTCATAGGATCCCCAACAGGGAACCAATGCAACAGGGAGACTTCTTTCGAGTGCATCACCGACGATAAGTGTGGGTTGTGTTTCCATGGGTGCCAGTATAAACAAGTTGGGCTTCCTCTCCTAGAGGGAGTTGAAGCAAGAGTGAAAGGTTTTCTTCTTCTTTTATATCAACAAGAGAGGAGAAAGACATGAAACAGAAAAGACTCACACAGGTACTGATAATCTTGTTTTCAGTGGTACTGTTGGCAACTGGATGCAAGGAGGAAGCGCACGCAGAGACAACTGATTTGAGATTGCTGCTTACCACTGAGCAGTTTTCATCTGAAAGAAGCCTGATACCTGATTCCCAGAAGATGGTTATCACGGACTACCACCTCAGTGGCACAGGGCCCAGTGGACAGACCTTCTCGGTGGATTCCATGGAAAGAGCTGTAGCAATCGGGAATCTCATGGTCGGCCGTTGGACGATAGAAGCCATAGGATACAATGCAGAGGGAGTACCACTTGTATCAGGGACCATCACCACCATGCTCAGCAAGGTCACCAGTACGGCCACACTTCACCTCACTGATCTGGTGGGAACAGGATTGTTAGAAACATTGGTTACCTGGGATCCAGAGCAAGTAGCTGATGATGTATCCTTGCAAGCGGTGCTGTTGGACCAACAGGGCAACCCCGTCAGCCTGGATGTGCCGGCATTGGATAGAGGAGTGGGCGAAGTACTACTGCAATCTTCATTGGAAAGTGGTTCCTACCTGTTACAGCTGAGACTCTTCAGTCAGGGGATGTTGGTAAGCGGTGCTACAGAGGCTGTACGGATCCTTTGTGATACCACCAGTGACGGAACGGTGAATATGATCATAGGAGATCTTTCCACCAATTTCGAGATTACCGTCATCAATGACACCATGCTTCCCATTGAAGGCACCATCACAGCAAACCCAGCAAGTCCTGCTGCAGGAGAAGAAGTCACACTCAGGTATACCCCAACCAACCTACCGGAAGGTGTCTTGATGAGTGACCTTGAGATTGATTGGTATTGCGAGGGTACCATTGCACAGCAGCAGAGTGACACCTTCACCTCAATACCAGATGCAGGCACCCATCGCTACGATGTGGTGGTCTGCCACGATAAACTGGGAAGCCTAGGAAACACCACACTGTTGGTGACGATGCCCTATTAGGATCAGAGAGCCTGTACTGCTTGGGTAAACCAGGCAGGAAGTGGTGTGGGACGGAGTGTCTCGGTGTTGATCGAGGCAACCCGTACCTTGAGCACACAAAGCACCTCTTCACCCCGCCTCACCGTCTGGATGAAGGTAATGGAGAAGCGCTTCTCACTCTCTATTTCCGTACACACTTCCAAGAGATCATCCAGACGTCCTGGTCTCTGATAGTCTGCCGTGATAGATTTCACCACAAAGGCCATCTTTCCCAGTTCGATCATACTGCTCTGGGAACCATCAATGCCCTGCCTTTGGGCTACCTCCCTCAGCAGTTCAGTACGGGCATGCTCCGCAAAATCAAGATACCGAGCGTGGTAGACAATGCCACCACAATCGGTATCGCTGTAATACACTCGTATCCTGAATGAATGCATCAGACCTCCACAGAAGCTCCATCGAAGCGAAGGGTCGACACATAGTCATCATAGGTTTGTGCCCGCCTGATCATCTTCACCGATCCATCTCTCTTGAGCAGGTACTCAGCGCTACGGAGCTTCGCATTGTAATTGAATCCCATGCTGTGCCCATGCGCTCCTGCATCATGCAATACCAGGACATCACCGGTCTCAATCTTGGGCAGTGACCTGTCGATGGCAAACTTGTCGTTGTTCTCACAGAGACTGCCTGTTACATCATAGAGATGGTCATGGTGCTTTTTCTCCTTCCCGACAACGGTGATGTGGTGGTATGCACCATAGAGTGCCGGCCTCATCAAGTCAGCCATGGAGGCATCGAGTCCGACATAGTCCTTGTACTTCTTGGTCACATGCAACACCTTGCTCACCAGGTATCCATACGGTCCGGTGATCACCCTTCCACACTCAAAGACAATCTGCAAAGGATCAAGACCAGCAGGTACGATGATCTCATCGTAGAGAGCCTTCATTCCATCACTGACCATCTGCAAATCCATTGCATCCTGATCAGGACGGTAGGGAATACCGATGCCACCACCCATATCGATGAATTCAATGACAATTCCTGTTTCCTTCTTGATTCTCACTGCCAGGTCAAAGAGCATCCTGGCCGTCTCAACAATATAGGAACCATCAAGCTCGTTTGAAGCAACCATGGTATGCAAGCCAAAATGCTTTACACCCTTCTCTTGCATGATTCGGTAGCTCTCCACTATCTGCTCATCCGTCAAGCCGTACTTTGCTTCCACCGGGTTTCCGATGATTGCATTTCCTGTTCGGTTCTTTCCCGGGTTGTAACGAAAACAGATGGTCTCAGGCACCTTTCCGATTGCTTTCTCAAGTGTCTCAATATGGGTGATGTCATCAAGATTGATGATGGCTCCAAGCTCATAGGCTGCGAGGAACTCCTCTTCAGGGGTATCATTGCTGGTGAACATGATTCTCTCAGCACTGATTCCACTTGCCTTGCTGAGCAACAGCTCAGGAAGGGAGGAACAGTCAGCCCCGAACCCTTCCTTGGCAAGAAGCTTGAGAATGGTCGGATTAGGACAGGCCTTTACCGCGAAGTAGTTACGGAAACCTGGGGCCCATGAAAAGAGCTGGTTGAATTGTCTGGCATTATCCACGATTGCCTTCTCGTCGTATAAATAAAAGGGTGTGGGAAGCTGATAGGCAAGTTCCAGCAAATCGCCATGCCCCATGGGAAGTGTTTTCTCACTCATACCTGTAAGTTCTCCTCTATCTGGGCCATGGCTTTGATCACATTCTCACGGTGTCCATAGGAGGAAACACGGACGAATGCTGCACCTGATGGCCCGAATCCCCCACCTGGAGTTACCACTACATGGCATTTGTCGAGCAGGATATCGAAGAATTCCCAGCTATCCATACCATTCGGGGTTTTTGCCCAGATGTACGGGCTATTTACACCACCATACACTTTCAGGCCTACTTTCTCCAGTCCTTCCCGGATGATTCTGGCATTCTCGAGGTAGTACTCGACCAATGCGCGGCTCTGGTCGTATCCTTCCCCTTCCAAGGCGGCAAGCCCACCAGCTTGAGCAATATTGCTTGCTCCATTGAAGAAGGTACACTGTCGGCGATTCCACATGGAGTTCAAGAGACCGGAGGGAGCATCCTCACACTCCAATTCCTCTGGAACAATCGTCCAACCCAAGCGAACACCGGTAAAACCGGAGAACTTGGAGAAGCTGTTGATCTCAATGGCGCAACGCTTTGCCCCCTCCACCTCATAGATACTTCTGGGGTAGCCTTCCTCGGTAACATACTCACTATAGGCACTGTCGAAGATGATGATGCTCTTGTTCTTGATTGCATAGTCCACAAACGCCTTGAGCTGTGCATGGGTGGCTACTGCACCTGTAGGGTTGTTCGGACTGCAGAGATAGATAAGATCGACTTTCTGCTCGGGAGGGCTGGGTATGAAACCATTCTCTTCTGTACTTGAGAGATAGACAAATCCATCATAGAGACCCTTTTCCTTGTTGAATAGACCGGTCCTTCCTCCGACGACATTGCTGTCAACATACACTGGATAGGCTGGGTCCTGGATAGCAACAACATTCTCAGAGGAAAAGAGATCCTGGATATTTGCAGCATCACTCTTGGCTCCGTCGCTTACAAAAAATTCCGTGCTCTTGAGTTCCACACCATAGCGTCCATAGTAACGAACCAAGGCTTCCCGAAGAGCTGTATCACCTTGCTCATCTCCATATCCTGAGTAGGTTTCACGGTCAGAGAGCTTCTTAATTTTCTCCCTCATTGCATCACAGACCGCAGGAGGAAGGGCTTCGGTGGTGTTCCCGATGCCGAGGCGGAGTACCTCGACTCCCGGGTTCGATTCCTGCCATACCTTGGTCCTGCGGGCTATCTCAGGGAAGAGGTATCCGCTCGCCAGCTTTTGGAAGTTCGTATTGATTGTCGCCATGTACACTTATCTCCTTATGATTGCGCCCAATGCTTCAAGCTTGTCCAGCTCTTCGTAGAGGGCATTTCTATTCTCTTCACGTTCAAAGGTGCAGATGGGAAGCCTGAAGGACTCCTCGCACCAACCATAGCGGGCCATTGCGGTCTTGATGGGAATCGGATTGGTTTCCAGGAAACATGCCTTGAAGAAACCACTGAGATTCGCTTCCATCTCCCTTGCCTGCTCCCACTTACCCTCGAGGGCCAAGTGGATCATCTTTGAAATATACCCGGGAGCAATGTTTGAGGCAACCGACACAACACCATCCCCACCACTTTCCACCAAGGGAATGGAGAGATTGTCATCTCCGCTGAGTACATGGAACTTGCCATGGGTTGCATCAATGACAGAGCGCATCTGCTCCAGGCTTCCACTGGCTTCCTTCACACCGACGATGTTGGAGCACGCATCACTGAGTGCCTTTACGGTCTCTGTCTCAATGTTTACACCGGTTCTTCCCTTGATATTGTAGAGGATACAGGGGATATCAACACTGTCTGCAATTGCCTTGAAGTGGTAGTACAACCCCTTCTGGGTAGGCTTGTTGTAATACGGATTGACCAAGAGTACTGCGTCTGCCCCAACCTGCTGTGCATGCCTTGAAAGCCTTACTGCCTCACTGGTCGCATTCGAGCCTGTACCGGCAATGACAGGAACCCTGCCATTCGCAAACTTGACGGTCATTGCGATCATCTGGTCATGTTCATCGTGACTGAGGGTTGGGCTTTCCCCGGTTGTTCCGCAGGGGACCAGACCATTCACGCCACTGGTGATCTGTGCTTCGATGAGTTCCTCAAGACGTTCCTCGTCCAGATTGTCCTTCTTGGTGAATGGGGTGATCAGGGCAGTATGTACCCCTTTGAAATTAATGTCTCTCATTGTGTCTTCTCCACTGATAGATATACATCTTCGAGCATGTCATCAAGGCTAAAGAATCCCTTGCGACCTGATGCGATCCAGGCAGCTGCCTGTACAGCCCCCACGGCAAAGCCTTCCCGTGATCGGGCTCTATGTGTCAATTCGATGGTATCTTGCGGGCTGT
This sequence is a window from uncultured Sphaerochaeta sp.. Protein-coding genes within it:
- a CDS encoding bifunctional methionine sulfoxide reductase B/A protein: MKTVFMIIALLLVVFLLLSFALYKRETPTISEEEVPMANTERFTYQPLDEALKNSLTSEERSIIVGKATERAFTGEYTDTTDWGTYYCKWCDSPLYSSETKFHSGCGWPSFDEEIPHAVKRKIDADGMRTEILCATCGGHLGHVFEGERFTDTNTRHCVNSLSLVFRDEAPVAEAVFAGGCFWGVEHLFAQKEGVYSAVSGYTGGTVENPSYQDVLTHTTGHLEAVKVLYNPLEISYEELTKYFLEIHDPTQTNGQGPDIGNQYLSAIFYRSRHEFDVGVRLIEILEEKGLKIATTLRPAAVFYPAEEYHQDYYEKKGTLPYCHAYTKRF
- a CDS encoding AzlC family ABC transporter permease, which gives rise to MESATHDKLTFREGCIEGFPIFVGYFPTAMAFGLVCRDLGMRIWEAVLFSLTNFAGSGQFLAANLIGGGALLAELFVSVLLVNLRYSFMGAELNRNLEKGVRGWRKALLAHGTTDEVFSVAVLHRQPISKEYLAGLELTAYSGWVSGTAVGFLVGMILPSALQLAVGVTLYAMFSSLLAQEFHQKGVRVLAIAGFSAALNSYLIVQWSLAIGWSFVISMLSASFLGALIIGDSEDGVL
- a CDS encoding AzlD domain-containing protein, which gives rise to MKAFPFLIPILVSALATFLVRALPYYASFLDKLPRFLSRSLRLLPIAALGPLIFPGVILDFQGHWYAGLIGILCAAFIAYRKNSMIFPILLSILVTYLLLL
- a CDS encoding TatD family hydrolase yields the protein MFDAHRHYGSSMSENALYATSSRDEWEMLSSLTPPALGGVGALADNPLPEIEAFEQILKTFPDFQIAEVGLDRRFPEIEQQEAFLKDIIALAYELGRSVSLHCVQEDGRMLSLLRSLQPNLPVLLWHGYTGSWETAQEAAKLGVILSYGSRLFGSKLAREGDRLATLPYALETDFQMGDYSQILWTQIDNFSKLSGCSHDELIRNNDEIRTILTHNTATR
- a CDS encoding tRNA threonylcarbamoyladenosine dehydratase, with protein sequence MRSEQFLRITRLLGEEPVERLHKKHVVVVGLGAVGGMALESLVRSGVGNLRIVDFDTVGITNLNRQILATYETLGKPKTEVAKQRILAINPECNVEVLPLFVQHETLDTIFSDPVDLVVDAIDSLNPKCALLEAAYKRGIPVVSSMGAALRRDPSLVRKADLMDTFGCPLARQVRTNLRKRGVGRGIEVIFSPELVRFTYKAPEEEEHADFNEQISSRGRRRNVLGSLPTITGIFGQNLAHLALTKLLDEEMLSGEEAWNPQGKQS
- a CDS encoding carbohydrate-binding family 9-like protein encodes the protein METQPTLIVGDALERSLPVALVPCWGSYEKTEGSLRLAREGNTLSLRYMVRTPFLRRMVQQHNQEISEDSCVGLLIKEADAEQYLHLQCSASGALRSWWINREGERTLLPEPLLEAIPVTVTLLENSNAQSRWSVEIHLDLKELNISADSRLLGNFYSCCELPGQKYYLLAQETGTLEPDMEVPSAFMRLESH
- a CDS encoding YbgC/FadM family acyl-CoA thioesterase, which gives rise to MHSFRIRVYYSDTDCGGIVYHARYLDFAEHARTELLREVAQRQGIDGSQSSMIELGKMAFVVKSITADYQRPGRLDDLLEVCTEIESEKRFSITFIQTVRRGEEVLCVLKVRVASINTETLRPTPLPAWFTQAVQAL
- the lysA gene encoding diaminopimelate decarboxylase, which gives rise to MSEKTLPMGHGDLLELAYQLPTPFYLYDEKAIVDNARQFNQLFSWAPGFRNYFAVKACPNPTILKLLAKEGFGADCSSLPELLLSKASGISAERIMFTSNDTPEEEFLAAYELGAIINLDDITHIETLEKAIGKVPETICFRYNPGKNRTGNAIIGNPVEAKYGLTDEQIVESYRIMQEKGVKHFGLHTMVASNELDGSYIVETARMLFDLAVRIKKETGIVIEFIDMGGGIGIPYRPDQDAMDLQMVSDGMKALYDEIIVPAGLDPLQIVFECGRVITGPYGYLVSKVLHVTKKYKDYVGLDASMADLMRPALYGAYHHITVVGKEKKHHDHLYDVTGSLCENNDKFAIDRSLPKIETGDVLVLHDAGAHGHSMGFNYNAKLRSAEYLLKRDGSVKMIRRAQTYDDYVSTLRFDGASVEV
- a CDS encoding LL-diaminopimelate aminotransferase, encoding MATINTNFQKLASGYLFPEIARRTKVWQESNPGVEVLRLGIGNTTEALPPAVCDAMREKIKKLSDRETYSGYGDEQGDTALREALVRYYGRYGVELKSTEFFVSDGAKSDAANIQDLFSSENVVAIQDPAYPVYVDSNVVGGRTGLFNKEKGLYDGFVYLSSTEENGFIPSPPEQKVDLIYLCSPNNPTGAVATHAQLKAFVDYAIKNKSIIIFDSAYSEYVTEEGYPRSIYEVEGAKRCAIEINSFSKFSGFTGVRLGWTIVPEELECEDAPSGLLNSMWNRRQCTFFNGASNIAQAGGLAALEGEGYDQSRALVEYYLENARIIREGLEKVGLKVYGGVNSPYIWAKTPNGMDSWEFFDILLDKCHVVVTPGGGFGPSGAAFVRVSSYGHRENVIKAMAQIEENLQV
- the dapA gene encoding 4-hydroxy-tetrahydrodipicolinate synthase, translated to MRDINFKGVHTALITPFTKKDNLDEERLEELIEAQITSGVNGLVPCGTTGESPTLSHDEHDQMIAMTVKFANGRVPVIAGTGSNATSEAVRLSRHAQQVGADAVLLVNPYYNKPTQKGLYYHFKAIADSVDIPCILYNIKGRTGVNIETETVKALSDACSNIVGVKEASGSLEQMRSVIDATHGKFHVLSGDDNLSIPLVESGGDGVVSVASNIAPGYISKMIHLALEGKWEQAREMEANLSGFFKACFLETNPIPIKTAMARYGWCEESFRLPICTFEREENRNALYEELDKLEALGAIIRR